A window of Vigna unguiculata cultivar IT97K-499-35 chromosome 4, ASM411807v1, whole genome shotgun sequence contains these coding sequences:
- the LOC114180459 gene encoding uncharacterized protein LOC114180459, producing MASNKSSFHPALAVSNIKNHVSIILEMENVQYSTWAELFKIHARSTKVLDHILPPANSTTTAPSTAEEKELWSTLDATVLSWIYATISSDLLHTIIEPDSTAMEAWDRLRDIFQDNQHSRAVALEQEFSATSMEKFSNVSSYCQRLKSIADQLKNVGAPVSESRLVLQLVGGLAPPYRGVGTLIRQSNPLPPFYKARSMLTLEEAGLAKEAATESAMLTTSTDDGSPHTAKSGQSKNHYGSHHSGGGRRNHGGGRKNRGGRSSTGGKGGGRGPFSGGQGRFISPHWQQHDQSGNRPPQWQQQQPVPWGWYNPTRPIPPCPFPTQGWARPNTPPPRQVGVLGPRPPQQAYVHPAASPAPLEQSTLSVPTD from the coding sequence ATGGCTTCCAACAAATCCTCCTTTCATCCTGCTCTTGCTGTATCAAACATCAAGAATCATGTTTCCATTATTCTTGAAATGGAAAATGTTCAATATTCCACGTGGGCTGAACTCTTCAAGATTCACGCACGATCAACCAAGGTGCTTGATCATATCCTTCCTCCGGCCAACAGCACGACGACGGCTCCTTCTACTGCCGAAGAGAAGGAGCTTTGGTCCACTTTGGACGCCACGGTTCTTTCGTGGATTTATGCTACCATTTCTAGTGACTTACTGCACACCATTATCGAACCCGATTCAACGGCTATGGAAGCTTGGGATAGATTGCGTGATATATTCCAGGATAATCAACATTCTCGTGCTGTTGCCTTGGAGCAAGAATTCTCTGCCACTTCTATGGAGAAATTCTCAAATGTCTCCTCTTATTGTCAACGTCTCAAATCAATAGCAGATCAGCTGAAGAACGTTGGGGCTCCGGTGTCTGAAAGTCGTTTGGTATTACAACTGGTTGGGGGTCTTGCCCCTCCGTACCGTGGTGTGGGAACGTTGATCCGCCAAAGCAACCCTCTACCTCCTTTTTACAAGGCTCGGTCCATGCTCACTCTTGAGGAGGCTGGTTTGGCAAAGGAAGCAGCCACTGAGTCTGCTATGCTCACCACTTCGACTGATGATGGGTCCCCACACACTGCAAAATCTGGACAGTCGAAGAACCACTATGGTTCGCACCATTCAGGCGGTGGACGGCGCAATCATGGGGGTGGTCGCAAGAATAGAGGAGGAAGGTCCTCCACTGGCGGTAAAGGCGGTGGTCGGGGGCCGTTTTCCGGTGGCCAAGGACGCTTCATTTCTCCGCATTGGCAGCAGCATGACCAAAGTGGCAACCGTCCTCCGCAATGGCAGCAGCAACAACCTGTTCCATGGGGCTGGTATAATCCTACCCGGCCTATTCCTCCCTGTCCCTTTCCAACTCAAGGCTGGGCTCGCCCCAATACTCCTCCACCTCGCCAAGTCGGTGTTCTTGGTCCAAGACCACCTCAACAGGCTTATGTGCATCCTGCCGCATCCCCTGCACCTCTTGAGCAGTCTACTTTGTCTGTTCCCACCGAT
- the LOC114180460 gene encoding uncharacterized protein LOC114180460, whose product MDRSWINFLRTTNEYENGVEEFLEFANMNVPDNNGKFYCPCVNFLNERKLPTNVIREHVLCDGFLKSYTKWIWHGELIDMPSVDVSKAEEVDLEIDDRMEEMIRDIGHDSFQRANVYDNLCNDAEKPLYAECTKYTRLSAVLKLFNVKARNGWTDKSFTELLELLSDMLPKGNTLPTRNYDAKKILCPMGMEYQKIHACPNDCVLYRKELAMLHQCPRCGVSRYKQKHSEFESDSKGPPAKVLWYLPIVPRLKRLFSNANDAKLMRWHADGRTTDGHLRHPADGLQWKKIDSMFPNFSNDSRNIRFGLATDGMNPYGNLSINIVHGLFY is encoded by the coding sequence ATGGATCGAAGTTGGATAAATTTTTTACGCACAACAAATGaatatgagaatggagtagaagaatttctTGAATTTGCAAATATGAATGTTCCGGATAATAATGGAAAATTCTACTGCCCAtgtgttaattttttgaatGAGAGAAAACTACCAACTAACGTTATTCGGGAGCATGTTCTTTGTGATGGTTTCTTAAAGAGCTACACAAAGTGGATATGGCATGGTGAATTAATAGACATGCCAAGTGTAGATGTTTCTAAAGCAGAAGAAGTTGATTTAGAGATAGATGATCGAATGGAGGAAATGATTCGTGATATTGGACATGATTCCTTTCAACGTGCGAATGTGTATGACAATTTGTGCAATGACGCAGAGAAACCTCTGTACGCAGAATGCACTAAGTATACTCGATTGTCAGCGGTATTAAAATTGTTCAATGTGAAGGCAAGAAATGGGTGGACTGATAAAAGCTTCACGGAATTACTTGAGTTGTTGAGTGACATGCTTCCTAAAGGTAACACGTTGCCAACACGCAATTATGATGCGAAGAAGATATTgtgtccgatgggtatggagtatcaAAAAATTCATGCATGCCCAAACGATTGTGTCTTGTACAGGAAGGAGTTAGCCATGTTACATCAATGTCCACGATGTGGGGTGTCACGATACAAACAGAAACATAGTGAGTTTGAATCTGATAGTAAGGGTCCTCCGGCGAAAGTTTTGTGGTATCTTCCTATAGTTCCACGGTTGAAACGTTTATTCAGCAATGCAAATGATGCAAAACTCATGAGATGGCATGCAGATGGACGTACAACAGATGGCCATTTGAGACATCCGGCAGATGGTTtgcaatggaagaaaattgattcCATGTTCCCAAATTTCTCCAATGATTCAAGGAACATTAGATTTGGACTTGCTAcagatggaatgaatccatatGGTAACTTGAGCATAAACATAGTTCATGGCCTGTTCTATTAG